In Anabaena sphaerica FACHB-251, a genomic segment contains:
- the sbcC gene encoding exonuclease subunit SbcC → MIPVQLILKNFLSYRDATLDFGGLHTACICGSNGAGKSSLLEAITWAIWGESRATVEDDVIYSGAKEVRVDFTFYNNQQKYRVIRTRLRGATSVLEFQIETPAGFRPLTGKGVRATQDVILQHIKLDYETFINSAYLRQGRADEFMLKRPTERKEILAELLKLNQYDQLEERAKDNSKQYKGRAEELERSLDNIKSQLQQRETTKAERAGLEVQLNQLQQQQAFDNIQLQSLQVAQHQRQNLAEKLSFVRHQYQNLSQDGDRLHQDQLVVKSQLADLESILNQSAQIQAGYAQYQSLQSQEEAFAAKFEQHTRAISLRQQQQQQLAKQIQSLERQLQQAEAQLEALEQQERELQQTLTKAAEVDPALSQLAAAREHLNYLDQLQMQVNPLLQQRANLQSQLDRTHASLVARLEQLQATENQLQSQNRRQPQLQQAVMDVGIQIEQLEKKRVYLQRVQEKGHERRHFIERLQAHQRDYEKLLGELEQKIQMLQNPNALCPLCERPLDEHHWSRVIQKTQLEYEDTQGQFWVVREQMAVSDREIQVLRQEYREISQQLAAYDALREQRGQLAAQLQATADIQEQLQQIAAEKQNLECSLQGNYAPDQQAELQELDQNLQQLNYNERDHALARSEVERWRWAEIKQAQIKDAKKKQFQLAARKPELEASIHEFKATIQSEQTDSDIARQINALEQEIKEIAYSSEQHNNLRQGVREFQSWQMRYQQLLSAQQQYPQIAKRLEDLTASKNSRLVEQQKLASQIDIIEEQLKATANPIEQINALEQQIAIRRRELDEKIAYLGRLEQRVHQLEMLQNQYEQEQEQLKYCKQQQRVYQELTQAFGKNGIQALMIENVLPQLEAETNQLLSRLSANQLHVQFVTQKAGRSGKSTRKNAKLIDTLDILIADARGTRAYETYSGGEAFRINFAIRLALAKLLAQRAGAALQLLIIDEGFGTQDTEGCDRLIAAINAIAADFACILTVTHIPHLKEAFQARIEVNKTQQGSHLSLSI, encoded by the coding sequence ATGATCCCAGTCCAACTTATCCTGAAAAACTTCCTTAGTTACCGTGATGCAACTTTAGATTTTGGCGGTTTGCATACGGCTTGTATTTGTGGTTCTAATGGTGCGGGTAAATCTTCTCTTCTGGAAGCTATCACTTGGGCTATTTGGGGTGAAAGCCGTGCCACTGTAGAAGATGACGTGATTTATTCTGGCGCAAAAGAAGTCAGAGTTGATTTTACTTTCTACAATAACCAGCAGAAATATCGGGTGATTCGTACCCGTCTTCGGGGTGCAACTAGCGTTCTGGAATTTCAAATTGAAACTCCTGCTGGCTTTCGTCCTCTAACTGGTAAAGGGGTGCGAGCAACGCAGGATGTAATTTTACAACATATCAAGCTCGATTACGAGACTTTTATTAATTCTGCTTACCTGCGTCAAGGTCGAGCCGATGAATTTATGCTCAAGCGTCCTACGGAACGCAAGGAAATTTTAGCGGAGTTGTTAAAACTTAATCAATATGATCAATTGGAAGAACGGGCTAAGGACAATTCTAAACAGTATAAAGGACGGGCGGAAGAGTTAGAGCGTTCTTTGGATAATATCAAATCTCAACTCCAACAACGGGAAACAACCAAAGCCGAACGAGCAGGGTTAGAAGTTCAACTAAATCAACTCCAACAACAGCAAGCTTTTGATAATATTCAATTACAAAGTTTGCAAGTTGCTCAACACCAACGCCAAAATTTAGCAGAAAAACTGAGTTTTGTGAGGCATCAATATCAAAATCTGAGTCAAGATGGCGATCGCCTACATCAAGATCAGTTAGTTGTCAAATCCCAATTAGCGGATTTAGAATCTATTTTAAATCAATCAGCCCAAATTCAAGCCGGATACGCTCAATATCAAAGTCTGCAATCTCAAGAAGAAGCTTTTGCTGCTAAATTTGAACAACATACCCGCGCTATTAGTTTACGCCAACAACAGCAACAACAGCTTGCTAAACAAATCCAATCTCTTGAACGCCAACTGCAACAAGCCGAAGCTCAGTTAGAAGCTTTAGAACAACAAGAGCGAGAACTTCAACAAACTCTCACCAAAGCCGCAGAAGTAGACCCAGCTTTATCGCAATTAGCTGCTGCTCGTGAGCATCTCAATTATTTGGATCAATTGCAAATGCAAGTAAATCCTTTATTGCAACAACGAGCAAATTTACAAAGTCAGTTAGATCGCACTCATGCTAGTTTAGTGGCGCGTCTGGAACAGTTGCAAGCTACAGAAAATCAACTTCAAAGTCAAAATCGCCGCCAACCCCAGTTGCAACAAGCCGTGATGGATGTGGGTATTCAGATTGAACAGTTGGAGAAAAAACGCGTTTATTTGCAAAGGGTGCAGGAAAAAGGACATGAACGTCGGCACTTCATTGAACGTTTACAAGCTCACCAACGAGACTACGAGAAATTGCTGGGAGAATTAGAGCAAAAAATACAAATGCTCCAAAATCCTAATGCTTTGTGTCCCTTGTGTGAACGTCCTCTAGATGAGCATCACTGGAGTCGAGTTATCCAAAAAACCCAACTTGAATACGAAGATACTCAAGGGCAATTTTGGGTAGTGCGGGAACAGATGGCGGTTTCTGACCGAGAAATTCAGGTATTAAGGCAGGAATACAGGGAAATATCCCAGCAATTAGCAGCTTATGATGCTTTGCGGGAACAACGGGGACAATTAGCCGCTCAGTTGCAAGCTACAGCAGATATTCAAGAACAGCTACAACAAATTGCCGCAGAAAAGCAAAATTTAGAGTGTTCTTTGCAAGGTAATTATGCACCTGATCAGCAAGCAGAACTTCAAGAGTTAGACCAAAATTTACAACAACTCAATTACAATGAACGAGACCACGCTTTGGCTAGAAGTGAAGTTGAGCGTTGGCGGTGGGCAGAAATAAAACAAGCGCAGATTAAAGATGCCAAGAAAAAACAATTTCAACTAGCAGCGCGAAAACCAGAACTAGAAGCTAGTATTCACGAATTTAAAGCCACAATTCAGTCAGAACAAACAGATTCGGATATAGCGAGACAAATAAACGCCTTGGAACAGGAAATCAAGGAAATTGCTTACAGTTCTGAGCAACACAACAACTTACGCCAAGGTGTAAGAGAGTTTCAATCTTGGCAGATGCGCTATCAACAGTTATTATCTGCTCAACAGCAATATCCCCAAATTGCGAAAAGGTTAGAGGATTTAACAGCTTCTAAAAATAGCAGATTAGTAGAGCAGCAAAAACTTGCTAGTCAAATTGACATTATTGAGGAGCAATTAAAAGCTACTGCTAACCCCATCGAGCAAATTAATGCTTTAGAGCAGCAAATAGCAATTCGCCGCCGGGAACTGGATGAAAAAATAGCTTATTTGGGGCGTTTAGAACAGCGGGTACATCAGTTAGAAATGCTGCAAAATCAGTATGAACAAGAGCAGGAACAATTAAAATATTGTAAACAGCAACAGCGCGTTTATCAGGAATTAACGCAAGCTTTTGGTAAAAATGGTATCCAAGCTTTGATGATTGAGAATGTGTTACCACAACTGGAAGCTGAGACAAATCAACTACTTTCGCGTTTGAGTGCAAATCAATTGCACGTACAATTTGTCACCCAAAAAGCAGGAAGAAGTGGCAAGTCAACCAGGAAAAATGCCAAGTTGATTGATACTTTAGATATTTTAATTGCTGATGCGAGGGGAACGCGAGCGTATGAAACTTATTCTGGGGGGGAAGCGTTTAGAATTAACTTTGCGATTCGATTAGCGTTGGCGAAATTATTAGCGCAGCGTGCAGGTGCTGCACTGCAACTGTTAATTATAGATGAAGGGTTTGGTACACAAGATACAGAAGGCTGCGATCGCTTGATTGCGGCAATAAATGCGATCGCTGCTGATTTCGCTTGTATCCTGACTGTAACTCATATTCCCCACCTCAAAGAAGCTTTTCAAGCCCGGATAGAAGTTAATAAAACTCAGCAAGGTTCACATTTATCTTTGTCAATTTGA
- a CDS encoding putative bifunctional diguanylate cyclase/phosphodiesterase → MIIFMIGVISCLGIQLIIWHSFNFLSPQFSHEKNEKYQNTKIDQVNSAEYLAKKLQMEKAERQRIQTELEKFLVLQKATLESTKDAILILDSLDRIIGFNQNFLQMWGITELLIKSGNYKQALRIAMRKLDNPKYYLSRLRELNQNRDIKINDLILFKDGRVFNPYYQQQHIGEKNIGKIWSFRDITAEKLASATIHYQALHDTLTNLPNRVLFHNLLMASLKKVSHSHTLAVCFLDLDRFKKINDSLGHAIGDQLLQMVAQRLRECLCPGDIIARWGGDEFTIILPEISDSKDVNLIQERIFAAFKEGFKIDNYHLNISPSIGIALYPQHGEDAETLIKNADAALSRVKLQGRNNYKLYHPAINSQATELFILENSLHHALERQEFKVYYQPQVNSSTGEITKMEALLRWQHPELGLIPPATFIPIAEETGLILPISEWVLKTACLQNKSWQQNLNLPSLSVAVNLSARQFQQPNLVDMVEQVLSETKLEHKYLELEITETVAMQDVELTRKILKELDQIGVTISIDDFGTGYSSLSYLKDFPIHALKIDQSFVRDLANGDNQTAITTAIIALAHGLNLAVVAEGVETEEQFNLLRILECEVMQGYLFSHPLSSEEATRMLRAYHPIDTPPSSLRCGGGKLLFNKNLIFSTITNESYSLSTSVDLRVSHNIL, encoded by the coding sequence ATGATAATTTTTATGATTGGGGTAATCAGCTGCTTAGGGATTCAGTTAATTATCTGGCATAGTTTTAATTTTCTCTCACCACAATTTAGTCATGAAAAAAACGAAAAATATCAAAATACGAAGATAGACCAAGTAAATTCAGCCGAATATTTGGCAAAGAAATTACAAATGGAAAAGGCTGAACGTCAAAGAATCCAAACAGAATTAGAAAAATTCCTGGTTTTGCAAAAAGCAACTCTAGAGTCTACTAAAGACGCTATTTTAATTTTAGATAGTCTAGATAGAATTATAGGTTTTAATCAAAATTTTCTTCAGATGTGGGGCATTACGGAATTATTAATAAAATCAGGTAATTACAAACAAGCCCTAAGAATTGCCATGAGAAAACTAGATAATCCCAAATATTATCTGTCTAGATTAAGAGAATTAAATCAAAATAGGGATATTAAAATTAATGATCTCATCCTTTTTAAGGATGGAAGAGTATTTAATCCTTATTACCAACAACAGCATATTGGTGAAAAAAATATTGGCAAGATTTGGAGTTTTCGTGATATCACTGCGGAAAAATTAGCATCAGCTACAATTCATTATCAAGCTTTACATGACACTTTAACTAATTTGCCAAACAGAGTCCTATTTCATAATCTACTCATGGCATCTTTGAAAAAAGTCAGTCATAGTCATACTCTGGCCGTATGTTTTTTAGACTTAGACCGATTCAAAAAAATTAACGACAGTTTAGGTCATGCTATTGGTGATCAATTATTACAAATGGTTGCCCAACGGCTCAGGGAATGTCTGTGTCCTGGTGATATAATTGCGCGTTGGGGAGGGGATGAGTTCACTATTATTTTACCAGAAATTAGTGATAGCAAGGATGTAAATCTTATCCAAGAGCGTATATTCGCAGCTTTTAAAGAAGGATTTAAAATAGATAATTACCACTTAAATATTAGCCCTAGTATTGGTATTGCTTTATATCCCCAACATGGAGAAGATGCAGAAACTCTGATTAAAAATGCTGATGCGGCATTATCCCGTGTAAAATTACAGGGACGTAATAATTACAAACTCTATCACCCAGCTATCAATTCCCAAGCTACAGAATTGTTCATTTTAGAAAATAGTTTGCACCATGCCTTAGAGAGGCAAGAATTTAAAGTTTACTACCAACCGCAAGTAAACAGTTCTACGGGTGAAATTACTAAAATGGAAGCTCTACTGCGTTGGCAACATCCAGAATTAGGTTTAATTCCACCGGCTACTTTTATTCCTATTGCTGAAGAAACTGGATTAATTTTACCAATTTCCGAATGGGTTTTGAAAACTGCCTGTTTACAAAACAAATCTTGGCAGCAGAATCTAAATTTACCATCTTTATCAGTGGCTGTGAATCTTTCAGCTAGACAATTTCAGCAACCTAACTTAGTTGACATGGTAGAACAAGTTCTATCAGAAACTAAATTGGAACACAAATATTTAGAGTTAGAAATTACTGAAACTGTGGCTATGCAAGATGTGGAATTGACTAGAAAGATTTTAAAAGAATTAGATCAGATAGGAGTGACTATATCGATAGATGACTTTGGTACAGGATATTCTTCTCTCAGTTATTTAAAAGACTTTCCCATTCATGCCTTAAAAATTGATCAGTCTTTTGTGCGTGATCTCGCTAATGGTGATAATCAGACAGCGATTACAACAGCGATAATTGCCTTAGCACATGGACTGAATTTAGCAGTAGTTGCGGAAGGAGTCGAAACTGAAGAACAGTTCAATTTATTGCGAATCCTTGAGTGTGAAGTTATGCAAGGGTATCTTTTTAGTCACCCCCTATCATCTGAAGAAGCCACGAGGATGCTGAGAGCATATCACCCGATTGATACTCCCCCGTCAAGCTTACGTTGTGGTGGAGGAAAATTATTATTTAACAAAAACCTAATTTTTAGTACAATTACCAACGAGTCTTACAGTCTTTCCACAAGCGTGGATTTACGTGTGTCTCACAATATTTTATAG
- a CDS encoding SH3 domain-containing protein, with translation MLSGFFKLILGFLLAIAVLLGSGLTIALYFVNRTAIPPEKPTYANDNPKPKADKPKVAEVKDTSTPKPTPTSTPSPTPTPTESPDSLPPGAYKAVVTWPQGLSMRDKPTLDAQSVGGVGANEKLIILEESQDKNWQKIRIEGTDKEGWVKAGNTKRVE, from the coding sequence ATGCTTTCTGGTTTCTTTAAACTTATACTTGGTTTTTTATTAGCGATCGCTGTTTTATTAGGTAGCGGACTCACGATAGCTCTCTATTTTGTCAATCGCACTGCCATACCCCCGGAAAAACCTACATATGCTAATGATAATCCCAAACCCAAAGCTGACAAACCAAAAGTCGCTGAGGTAAAAGACACATCTACCCCCAAACCTACTCCTACTTCCACTCCCAGTCCTACTCCTACTCCCACTGAATCACCTGATTCATTACCGCCTGGGGCTTACAAAGCTGTTGTAACTTGGCCTCAAGGCTTGAGTATGAGAGATAAACCAACACTGGATGCTCAAAGTGTGGGTGGGGTTGGTGCTAATGAGAAATTGATTATCTTAGAAGAAAGCCAAGATAAAAATTGGCAAAAAATTCGTATTGAAGGTACTGATAAAGAAGGTTGGGTTAAAGCAGGTAATACTAAACGAGTTGAATAA
- a CDS encoding AAA family ATPase, protein MNFRDEFKLLLRARYPLIYIPTYEEERVEAAIREEATNQGNRPVYTWDFVDGYQGNPNDAGFGKRNPLQALEFIEKLPASAPAVLILRDYHRFLDDVAISRKLRNLARLLKSQPKNIVLLSPRIAIPDDLMEVLTVVEFPLPAAPEIKTEVERLLQATGNSPSGKFLDDLVRSCQGLSMERIRRVLARAIASHGELQPEDVDLVLEEKRQTIRQTQILDFYPATEQISDIGGLDNLKDWLIRRGGSFTERARQYGLPHPRGLMLVGIQGTGKSLTAKAIAHHWHLPLLRLDVGRLFGGLVGESESRTRQMIQVAEALAPCVLWIDEIDKAFSGLGSKGDAGTTSRVFGTFITWLAEKTSPVFVVSTANDIQALPPEMLRKGRFDEIFFVGLPSQEERKAIFNVHLSRLRPHNLKSYEIDRLAYETPDFSGAEIEQTLIEAMHIGFSQNRDFTTDDILEAASQIIPLARTAVEQIQKLQEWAAAGRARLASKHSSLSERIQRQL, encoded by the coding sequence ATGAACTTCCGAGACGAATTTAAACTCCTCCTCCGCGCCCGCTACCCGCTAATTTATATCCCCACCTACGAAGAAGAACGAGTAGAAGCCGCCATCCGCGAAGAAGCCACAAACCAAGGAAACCGCCCCGTTTATACCTGGGATTTTGTCGATGGTTATCAAGGAAACCCCAACGATGCAGGCTTTGGAAAGCGCAACCCCTTACAAGCATTGGAATTTATCGAAAAATTACCAGCTTCCGCGCCTGCGGTGTTGATTCTTCGGGATTATCACCGCTTTTTAGATGATGTGGCTATTTCTCGTAAACTCCGCAATTTAGCCAGACTCCTGAAATCTCAACCGAAAAATATTGTTTTATTATCACCACGCATCGCCATTCCTGACGACTTAATGGAAGTGTTGACGGTGGTGGAATTTCCCTTACCCGCAGCACCAGAAATTAAAACCGAAGTAGAACGGTTATTACAAGCCACTGGTAACTCACCATCTGGTAAATTTCTTGATGACTTGGTGCGTTCTTGTCAAGGTTTATCAATGGAACGGATACGCCGAGTTTTAGCCAGGGCGATCGCATCCCACGGAGAATTACAACCAGAGGACGTTGATTTAGTTTTGGAGGAAAAACGCCAAACTATCCGCCAAACCCAAATCCTCGACTTTTACCCCGCCACTGAGCAGATTTCTGATATAGGAGGACTTGATAACCTCAAAGACTGGTTAATTCGTCGGGGTGGTTCATTCACAGAACGAGCGCGACAGTACGGATTACCGCACCCCCGTGGTTTAATGTTGGTGGGTATTCAGGGAACTGGTAAATCTTTAACAGCAAAAGCGATCGCCCATCATTGGCATTTACCCTTATTACGCTTAGATGTGGGGCGGTTATTTGGTGGTTTAGTCGGTGAATCGGAATCCCGCACTCGCCAAATGATACAAGTCGCTGAAGCCCTTGCACCCTGCGTATTGTGGATTGATGAAATTGATAAAGCTTTTTCGGGGTTGGGTAGTAAAGGTGACGCGGGAACAACTAGCCGGGTATTTGGGACATTTATCACCTGGTTAGCAGAAAAAACCTCACCAGTGTTTGTTGTTTCTACCGCTAACGATATTCAAGCTTTACCACCGGAAATGCTGCGAAAAGGTCGATTTGATGAAATTTTCTTTGTCGGTTTACCTAGTCAAGAAGAGAGAAAAGCCATTTTTAACGTCCATTTATCCAGATTGCGTCCCCACAATTTGAAAAGCTATGAAATTGATAGATTAGCCTACGAAACTCCTGATTTTTCCGGTGCAGAGATTGAACAAACGTTAATTGAAGCGATGCACATTGGTTTTAGTCAAAATCGTGATTTTACCACCGATGATATTTTAGAAGCTGCTAGTCAAATCATACCTTTGGCGCGAACAGCGGTAGAACAGATTCAAAAACTGCAAGAATGGGCTGCTGCGGGTAGGGCGCGTTTGGCTTCTAAGCATAGTTCTTTGAGTGAACGCATTCAACGCCAACTGTAA
- a CDS encoding Bpu10I family restriction endonuclease: MSTTDRNPLVHGSNLEQKENHRKKYRDPESRKFIQEIRIEYDKWHLANVELVGPTSTPAKNDDAIISKRVELLSTYKDFLDQQHYAEKFDSRSNLHSSVLEEFLYYLFRDLAKDFGENALIGKSHTFKDIFFVPPKYAEMLKRPYARIEKKDHNFVIGATIEASFEAVTPPEEEENSGEMLTLLKEEPENYTEVTVIGNTETHIFDIPVIVIECKTYLDKTMLEGSSRAAEDLKARNPNSLYIVLMEWIKLTSDVNLRKYKVDQIYVLRQQKNTDREFRYEEKYIKNPINPTVVQHLFHKVRKHLTMDWTGGIEYGIQRGWLIEE; this comes from the coding sequence ATGTCCACAACTGATAGAAACCCTTTAGTTCATGGTTCAAATCTGGAACAAAAGGAAAATCACCGCAAAAAATACAGAGATCCTGAAAGCAGAAAATTTATCCAAGAGATTAGAATTGAGTATGATAAATGGCATTTAGCCAATGTTGAATTAGTTGGACCAACATCAACACCTGCTAAAAATGATGATGCGATTATTTCTAAACGAGTAGAACTTTTATCAACATATAAAGATTTTTTAGATCAACAACATTATGCAGAGAAGTTTGACTCTCGTTCTAATCTTCACTCTAGTGTATTGGAAGAATTTCTTTATTATTTGTTTCGAGATTTAGCAAAAGATTTTGGAGAAAATGCTCTCATTGGCAAATCCCATACTTTTAAAGATATTTTCTTTGTACCTCCAAAATATGCTGAGATGTTAAAACGCCCCTATGCACGTATTGAAAAGAAAGACCATAATTTTGTGATTGGTGCAACTATTGAAGCATCATTTGAAGCAGTTACACCACCAGAGGAAGAAGAAAATTCTGGTGAAATGCTAACACTTCTTAAAGAAGAACCTGAAAACTATACAGAAGTTACAGTTATAGGTAACACAGAAACTCATATTTTTGATATTCCAGTTATTGTGATTGAATGTAAAACTTATCTTGATAAAACTATGTTGGAAGGTTCATCACGAGCCGCAGAGGATTTAAAAGCAAGAAATCCCAATAGTTTGTATATTGTATTAATGGAGTGGATAAAGTTGACAAGTGATGTCAATCTTCGGAAGTACAAGGTTGATCAGATTTATGTACTACGTCAGCAGAAAAACACTGATAGAGAATTTAGGTATGAAGAAAAATATATTAAAAATCCAATTAATCCAACTGTAGTTCAACATTTATTCCATAAAGTACGGAAGCATTTAACAATGGACTGGACTGGAGGAATTGAATATGGGATACAGCGTGGTTGGTTAATTGAAGAATAG